DNA sequence from the Bombus huntii isolate Logan2020A chromosome 16, iyBomHunt1.1, whole genome shotgun sequence genome:
AGAGGGGAGAAGGTGTTAGGTGTTCCGAGTGCAGCGGATTTGGACATATTGCAGCGAGGTGTACGGCACGACCGAAAGAGACTTGCGTAGTGTCAAGATCCGAAAAAGGGAAGTATGTGAAAGAAGTGGCGATAGATGATTGTAGGTTTGTGGCATTAGTGGATACGGGTAGTGATCTCACGTTCATTCGATCAGACGAATATGCGAGGTTAGGGTCACCACCGCTAGGTAAATACAAGCTTAAGTTCGACGGTCTTAGTTCCGCTGGCAATGAGACCTGGGGTGAATTCACCAAGGTAATGATGGTTGATGGGTATAAACTGCCAATCACTTTACACGTtgtttcaaacaaaatattgACGAAGCACGGCCTGTTGTTAGGCACTGATTTTCTGGATCAGGCAGAGTTACGGGTTAAACGAGGCGAAGTGACTTTCTTGCGGCTTGACGAAAAGACTAACAAAGACGTGCCGgatgtgtttagaattaaCGTGGTAGAACAGACTAACGAAACAGACCTAACACACGTACAGGAACCGCATTATCGTGAAGCGATTCGCGATATCATTAGGGGGTATAGGCCGGAGAAAAAGCGGGACGTTGGGATAACGGCAAAAATCGTTTTAAAGAGTGACAAACCTGTGGTTCGAAGGCCGCGAAGATTGGCGCCTTCGGAGAAAAAAGAGGTGGACGAGTTGATGGAATTATGGACAAATGAAGGCATAATAAAACCGTCAAACTCAGAATATGCAAGTCCCATAGTTGTAGTTAGAAAGAAAGATGGTTCTATCAGAGTCTGTGTTGATTTTCGCGAGCTTAATGAACTTATTGAGTGTTCACATTTCCCATTGCCTTTAATTGATGATATTTTAGATGCATTGCAAggtgttacgccatgcggcttgccattgatcatattcttaactgtcggtcgcggcactataatgtcgcaaacggatcgtcgcggctgcccggcaaacaaacattgtagtggcaagcgcatggttcattaagcagggcgacctccagaaacgtcgattcttggccgttattttatctggcgtaaaagaatgtggcgtgatccgaacgttgtgggggtcgccttccagaaaaaaacggcaaaaatcgaaaggcgtcaGAACGTTTCGAGAAGCCAAACAGTCAACACATATCTTATATCGCGCAATACGTAGtcacatttctttttgttgttccatttatatctttctagttaataagttgttgcaataaacattaatttagttgtgttaattctgtgaaatttcattgaactacccttattatcataatcgaaataagggaatcgatcagttcgtggcgtcgattgtttaatcgtaacgggaacttacaactctcgttgacgtgatatctcgcgatcgcgtctctccgcgaacggtcgtaacatttggtccttcgagccggattaCGTGCCAGTGAAGAGTGCACTTACCAGTGACCACACAGTGCCACGTGACTTTATCAAAACCAGCAGCGGGAGCAGGAGCATCCACTACAGCGAAACCAGTGACGTCAGACGCGTCATCTTCGAAGAAACACATCCCATTGGCAAGGGAACGCAACCACGCAGCCTTCCGTCGCAGCTGGACAATCATCAACGCAACGAATTTCACAACTTAACAATACAACCGAACGAGTGGCCGTCGGAAAGGAACAAGGCGTTCCTCACCAAACATACACGCGACCTCACGCCGCACGACAGTAAGGTAAGCTCGTTCCTTATTTCGACCATCTCCTATCCTCGGCAACGATGACGAGCGAAGACCAAATCATCTCCCTGCGTCGGAGACGAGGCTATTGTAGCGGCCGATTCACATATTTATCGAACCGACTGGACGAGTACGAGCAATCCGAGAGTCAGcaaaatttcttattaaagAATTACGAGAAACAACTGACCGAAGTTGCGAGTCAATTCGAAGCGATTCATCTCGAATTAGAAGTATTGGACGAGGAGGAACAAGCGCGCGGcttcgaaataagggatcAGTACGTCGCGGTAGACACAAGGTTACAAAATCTTCTGAGGAACGCGCAAACAGCTTCGCCGTCGACATCCATAAACCCTCCAACCTGTGCATCATCCGCAAGTTTAAATCCGATATCCATTAAATTACCAGATCTTCGGCTCCCTACTTTTGACGGAAGCTTAGAAAAATGGAACACGTTTTATGATACCTTTTCCTCCACAATCGATAAAAATCCTAGTCTCACTGACATACAGAAATTCCATTACCTGCAGTCCGCCCTGCAAGGAGAAGCAGCCGATTGTTTAAACGCGTTACCCCTTAGTAATGTAAACTACAGTCAGGCTATAGCCGTTCTCAAGGAAAGTTTCGAATGTCCACGATACACAGCTTTCAGTCACTGCATGGCAATAATTGATTATCCAAGGATAACCAAGGAATCTCCAACGGAATTAAGGCGCTTAGTCCACACATTTAAACAACACATATATGCATTGAACAAATTAGGAGAATCCTACCCCGATACCAGTGCTATGCTCAACAGCCTCATCCTCTCGAAAATACCACTAAGTATCCAAAAGCAATGGGAAATGACGCTGCCCAATAACGAGGTGCCTCCGTACATTCATTTACTAAACTTCCTAGAGAGATTAGCACGAAGCTCCAGACCGATCACCACGGTCAGACAAACAAGAGAATCATCGGAACAAACTACTCCGGTCCGTCAACGCGCATCACGAGGGCATGCACTTACGGCGACACAGGTTACTCCAACATGCCCCACCTGTCAAGGACCACACCCCATTTGGAGATGTGACACCTTCAAAACCAAATCCCTTCGCGAACGCATTCGGGAGGTCAAAAGAGCATCACTATGCCTCAACTGCCTCGGGAAAGGGCACACAACGAAGCATTGTTTCGCAGGATCATGTCGCGTATGCGGAGAACGACATCATACAATGCTGCATAGGACAAAACGCCATTCAGGGTCTCGTTCCAGCACGTCCAGCCCGAAATCTTCCCCATCAAATAGCCGATCCACAACACCTTCTTTGCCACCCTACGTATCACCCACTCGTCGCAAAAAGCACACAACAGACCACAGATCGGAAACACCACGAACAGCCGCGTCTCCAAGTCCACCGCCCAGTGACAAACGAACACACAACCAATGACGCCGACGATCGACGACTCCGTTGATGACCGAACATATCAAACCAATGGCATCCGAATTACTGTCCAATGATCTAGTCATCACAGCGcagattaatattttgaatgaTAAACAGCAACCAATCCGTTGTCGAGCGTTGCTCGACACCGGATCCAGTATGAACTTCATTACCGAGGAATTAGCAAAATCGTTAAAGATAAGGCAAAACAAATGTTCGGTCCCGATCGGAGCTCTAGATACCTTGACAACGACCTCTAAGCGACACATCACGGCCACGATCACTTCCACTGACGGTACATACACGCGGACATTAACGTTCCTTATCATTCCAATCATATCAACCTTAATTCCCAGCGAACCCATCGATCGTTCGA
Encoded proteins:
- the LOC126874756 gene encoding uncharacterized protein LOC126874756, with protein sequence MANVGDERLSGEEGSTLEELRSKLARMNLPISGARSVLIARLNRACRAGQSYPKGSTGGEELTGQRDLGNVQRAERDCNEDENFEKMNTKELKERLASLGLKTTGRKVELRARLQAVMDGNDISSEEESDDESEDENDKKNARGYKRGTRRVYQDRGEYCRRACVGSTLSFRDVEDALESFSGNKGENVERWFESFKEVADTCMWSDGQKAVYARKLLKGSAKIFASFECHARTWHESKRGLVKEFSRKVNSRQVHRKLEETKKESDEACLAYMYRMLEIASHVDIEEEAKVEYIVDGIIDDENNKAILYGATSIKELRKRLVMYEEQKSRRAKSIVKPAKTQKNGKPSQSVDAMKKRRCFICGSEGHLSVKCPERGEGVRCSECSGFGHIAARCTARPKETCVVSRSEKGKYVKEVAIDDCRFVALVDTGSDLTFIRSDEYARLGSPPLGKYKLKFDGLSSAGNETWGEFTKVMMVDGYKLPITLHVVSNKILTKHGLLLGTDFLDQAELRVKRGEVTFLRLDEKTNKDVPDVFRINVVEQTNETDLTHVQEPHYREAIRDIIRGYRPEKKRDVGITAKIVLKSDKPVVRRPRRLAPSEKKEVDELMELWTNEGIIKPSNSEYASPIVVVRKKDGSIRVCVDFRELNELIECSHFPLPLIDDILDALQVPRDFIKTSSGSRSIHYSETSDVRRVIFEETHPIGKGTQPRSLPSQLDNHQRNEFHNLTIQPNEWPSERNKAFLTKHTRDLTPHDSKNYEKQLTEVASQFEAIHLELEVLDEEEQARGFEIRDQYVAVDTRLQNLLRNAQTASPSTSINPPTCASSASLNPISIKLPDLRLPTFDGSLEKWNTFYDTFSSTIDKNPSLTDIQKFHYLQSALQGEAADCLNALPLSNVNYSQAIAVLKESFECPRYTAFSHCMAIIDYPRITKESPTELRRLVHTFKQHIYALNKLGESYPDTSAMLNSLILSKIPLSIQKQWEMTLPNNEVPPYIHLLNFLERLARSSRPITTVRQTRESSEQTTPVRQRASRGHALTATQVTPTCPTCQGPHPIWRCDTFKTKSLRERIREVKRASLCLNCLGKGHTTKHCFAGSCRVCGERHHTMLHRTKRHSGSRSSTSSPKSSPSNSRSTTPSLPPYVSPTRRKKHTTDHRSETPRTAASPSPPPSDKRTHNQ